AAAGACTAGAAACATTTTGTGCAATGGAATGTATCTCATGACTTTGTGAATTTTGTTTATCAACTAGCTCAGAATGAAGGGTAGCTTGTTCCTTCACTTTTTGGGTAATCCAGTCGGTGAAGTTCGCTTGCTTTGACACATGCTGATAAAAATCACTCATTAATCTTTTGTTTTTTAATGTTAGATTGTTAAACTCACAAAATAATTCTCCTTGGGCTTTTTCTAACTCACCGTTCTTTTCTTCTTGTGTTTCAATATGTTTAAGAACTTTATTTGAGTAATATAAACGTTGATTCACATTCATATGTTCTAATTTGGGATTTACAAATACTTGGGGATACACATCTTTTTTGATAAAAGCGTTAGTAGACAATATCTTCCCTCCCTTTATCTACTTATGATTCTTAATATATGGGTGTTTTTCTCATAAGGTGCATGTCACTAAGAAATTAGATGTAAAATTTGGCTTAAGGACATGTTAAGGTTACAATTTAGATAACTAAATGTTTTTGGGGTGACTGTAGATGTATTTACCATCATTCAACTTATCTAATAAAACAGCTGTTATTACTGGAGCCGGCAGAGGAATAGGGAGAGCTCTTGCTATTGGTTTTGCAGAAGCTGGAGCTAATCTAGTATTATTATCTCGTACGGAAAAAGAGCTTAATGAAGTGGAAACGATCATATCTGATATGGGTAGAACAGCATTGCCAATTGTAACGGATGTTACGAAACCATCAGATATTTCTGAAGCTATCGAAAAAATCAAACAAGAAAACATAAAAATAGATATTTTGGTTAATAATGCCGGGATGAATATCCGTACTGAAGCATTAAATGTAACAGAAGATGAGTGGGACAAAATCATGAATACGAATATAAAATCTGCCTTTTTTATGTCTCGTGAAATCGGTGCTCTTATGAAGGAGCATGGTGAAGGGGGACGAATTATTAATATCTCCTCTGTTGCAGGAAAGATCGCTTTACGAACAGGAGTGGCTTATGGAGCTACAAAGGCTGCGATGATTCAAATGACAAAAATACTTGCGTTTGAATGGGGGAAATATCATATAAATGTTAATTCTATCGGGCCATGGTACTTTGAAACACCGCTAACTAAGGAATTACTTTCAAATGAAGAATATGTAAAAGACATATTAGCTGTTACACCATTAAAACGAATAGGCCAACTTCCTGAATTGGTAGGTCCGGCAGTATTTCTAGCATCAGATGCTTCAAGCTACATAAGTGGTCAAACATTGTTTGTTGACGGCGGTATGACAATTAACGGCTTTTAATCACAAGCGAAAGATTTAAGATCTTACAGACTGATATAGGGGGATCCCCCCTATATCAGGATTGTTTTGTTAGTTGTGTACGATATTCTGTTATAGTTAACTCTATTTCTTCTAATCTAGCTTCAAGCTTTTCTGTTGAATGACCTGTTGACTCGAGTTTTTCAATGTCACCTTGTACTCGAATATATTCCATTTTTAGTTCGTCAATTTTCTGCTGTACCTCTAGTGCATTCATTTGTTTGCATCTCCTTTATCATCGTTTCTTAATGAATAGTGTAACGAAAAGAAGTAAGAATGACAAAGTGGTAGCAATTAATCGGATATAAAATATTTATTTTTATGATAGAAAGCAATTTCCCACAGATGTAATCGGATACAGATAAGTGGTATAATAAAATTAGTACTAAATGTGAAAGTGGGATGTTGCTGATGAGTGGTTTAATGGGTGGACTAAATCGTGTGTTTGAATGGGTAATGCGTTTGTCCGTTATTAATATACTTTGGATTTTGTTTAATCTACCAATTTGTTATTTACTTTTCTCTATTCTTTTTGCTACAGATCAATCGTCGTTGTTCTTGTTTTTATTAACTATTGCAGTGTTGGCACCTTTTATCTTTTTCCCTGCAACAACGGCTATGTTTGGTGTAGTTCGTAAATGGGTGATGGGAGATCTTGATGTACCCTTACTAAAATCGTATTGGTTGTTTTATAAAGAAAACTATATGAGAAGCTTAACAGGGGGAATTATTTTAACCTTTATCTGGGTAGTATGGGGAGCGGATTTTTTCTTCTTTGCTAAAATGAATATTATTATAAGCTCGTTTTTTTTAGTAGGCTTCTTATTTTTATTTTTAATGACAGTGTTTTTCTTCTCTAACACTGTGCATACCGAGTTAAAGCTATTTACAAGTATTAAGAATTCATTCTTTCTCACTATGGTTTATCCATTAATTAATTTAATGGTGTTAGTATCTAGTGCAATTATTCTTTATATGAGCATTGGAGTTTTTACATTCCTTATCCCATTTTTCATGGGAACACTTATAGCGTATGTATCATTTGCTGCATATTTTCATAAACTTGAGAAAATACAGGATAAGACTTCAGAAGCTCAAAAATAAACCAAAAGAAA
This Metabacillus endolithicus DNA region includes the following protein-coding sequences:
- a CDS encoding SDR family NAD(P)-dependent oxidoreductase; this encodes MYLPSFNLSNKTAVITGAGRGIGRALAIGFAEAGANLVLLSRTEKELNEVETIISDMGRTALPIVTDVTKPSDISEAIEKIKQENIKIDILVNNAGMNIRTEALNVTEDEWDKIMNTNIKSAFFMSREIGALMKEHGEGGRIINISSVAGKIALRTGVAYGATKAAMIQMTKILAFEWGKYHINVNSIGPWYFETPLTKELLSNEEYVKDILAVTPLKRIGQLPELVGPAVFLASDASSYISGQTLFVDGGMTINGF
- a CDS encoding YesL family protein, translated to MSGLMGGLNRVFEWVMRLSVINILWILFNLPICYLLFSILFATDQSSLFLFLLTIAVLAPFIFFPATTAMFGVVRKWVMGDLDVPLLKSYWLFYKENYMRSLTGGIILTFIWVVWGADFFFFAKMNIIISSFFLVGFLFLFLMTVFFFSNTVHTELKLFTSIKNSFFLTMVYPLINLMVLVSSAIILYMSIGVFTFLIPFFMGTLIAYVSFAAYFHKLEKIQDKTSEAQK
- a CDS encoding SE1832 family protein; the protein is MNALEVQQKIDELKMEYIRVQGDIEKLESTGHSTEKLEARLEEIELTITEYRTQLTKQS